GTATTCGGCGCTGGGCAGTGTCTGGCTGGAGAGAATCGGCGCGAACGGGACGCCGGCGCCGTTTTGCTCGAAGGTGAGGTGCGTGTGCGGGATGGAATTGAAATAGCTGGGGTCAGTGATCGGCGCGGCGTGCGCGCTTCCTGCGCCGATCATGACGCACAATACCATCGCCAGTGAAAGCGTTACATGCAGGGTTCTCATAGACATTCTCCACGGTAATTGGACCACGGGTAAGGGACAGAATGCCCCGGATACGTAATGGAACATTGAGTAGGAAATGCGAACCGCCCCTATCGATGCGCGAGGCATCGATCGGGATTCTCGGGACAGATTGCGGCCGAGCCTGCAGAAGGATCGCATCGACACCCCGCTCCGATTTGATCCGGCGAAACTCAATCGAGCGCTAGGGTATATACTTACACAATTGCGATTCGTAATCAAGGGTTTTCGCACAGTGGGTGTGTGAAAAAATGAAAAAACACGCCCTTGGCGCAAAGATTGCGCGTCTAAGAGGTCAGATAGTCAAGGAAATGCGCGCTCGGAAACGGAACATCAGGCAATCTGTTAGGATGCCGTGGCTAGCCGGTGCGCGAGAATCTTGAGAGAGGATGCCATGTTCGATCCCCGAATGACCAAGCTGGCCGATGTGCTCGTCAACTATTCCTGCGCCGTGAAGGCCGGGGAGACCATTCTCATCGAAGCGATAGATGTCCCGCATGAGTTCACCTGCGAATTGGTCCGCACCGCGCGGGCGGCGGGGGCCGTGCCAGTTGTCAAGCTCGAATCGAACCAGATTCGGCGGGCGATGATGCTGTCCGGCAGCCGCGAGGGCTGGGACATCATCGCCGACCACGAAGAGGCCTTGATGAAGCGGATGGCCTGCTACATCGGCGCGCGCGGCAATCCCAACGTCAGTGAACTGTCCGACGTCCCGTCCGACGCCCAGGGGCTGTATGAAAAGTCGGTCTGGCAGCGCGTCCACATCCAGATGCGCGTGAAGAAGACGCGCTGGGTGGTGATCCGCTGGCCCAGCCCGTCGATGGCCCAGATGGCGGAGACGTCCACCGAGGCGTTCGAGGATTTCTATTTCAATGTCTGCACCATGGACTATCGCAAGATGTCCGCGGCCATGAAGCCGCTGGCCGAGCGGATGATGAAGACCGACGTCGTGCGGCTCGTCGGGCCGCGCGACACGGACCTGACCTTCAGCATCAAGGGAATTCCGGCAGTCCCGTGCGACGGTCAGCGGAACATCCCCGACGGCGAGGTGTTCACGGCGCCGGTGCGGGAGTCGATTAACGGGGTCATACACTTCAATTCACCAACGCTCTATCGCGGGGAGACGCACAACGACGTGCGGCTGGTTTTCAAGAATGGGAAGGTGATCGAGGCGACGAGCACCAACACGGCCAAAATCAATGAGGTGCTGGATGCGGACGAGGGGGCGCGTTACGTCGGCGAGTTCGCCATCGGCTTCAATCCCTATTGCACCAAGCCGATGAAGGACATTCTCTTCGACGAGAAGATCGCCGGCTCGATCCACCTGACGCCCGGCAACGCCTACGACGAGGCCAACAACGGCAACAAGAGCAGCATCCACTGGGACCTGGTGCTGCGGCAAACGCCGGATGTCGGCGGCGGGGCCATGTACTTTGACGGCGTGCTCGTACGCAAGGATGGCCGATTCGTGTCGGACGAACTCCTGCCGCTCAATCCCGAGAATCTCAAATAGTCCGCTTCTTGGGCCGGACCGCATCTTCAAGATTCAGGTTGGTCGACGAGTATCCGTTAGGACGGCGGAAGAGGCGGATCATCGTCGCGGCCGGAGAGGCTGAACCAGTGATTGTTCGGTCGCAGCACGCCGGGGTCCTCGTCAGCGAACGCGCCGTCGGAGCGAATGCGATAGCCGATCGCGTGCGGAAGGACGGTTTCGCCGTGACCGTCGCAGAAGACGGCGTTTGACTTTCCGAGATGCCGCGGATCGACGCCCGTCCGCGGGCTGCCCGGATCGCCGGACCCGCGCTCGGACAGCGCCGTCAGCCGCGGCGGGTCGAGCGTCCAGCCGTGATTGCCCATGTTGTT
This portion of the Phycisphaerae bacterium genome encodes:
- a CDS encoding aminopeptidase, with translation MFDPRMTKLADVLVNYSCAVKAGETILIEAIDVPHEFTCELVRTARAAGAVPVVKLESNQIRRAMMLSGSREGWDIIADHEEALMKRMACYIGARGNPNVSELSDVPSDAQGLYEKSVWQRVHIQMRVKKTRWVVIRWPSPSMAQMAETSTEAFEDFYFNVCTMDYRKMSAAMKPLAERMMKTDVVRLVGPRDTDLTFSIKGIPAVPCDGQRNIPDGEVFTAPVRESINGVIHFNSPTLYRGETHNDVRLVFKNGKVIEATSTNTAKINEVLDADEGARYVGEFAIGFNPYCTKPMKDILFDEKIAGSIHLTPGNAYDEANNGNKSSIHWDLVLRQTPDVGGGAMYFDGVLVRKDGRFVSDELLPLNPENLK